The following are from one region of the Chloracidobacterium sp. genome:
- a CDS encoding protein kinase: MIGSQINQYKILEKIGSGGQGTVYKALDTKLNRTAVIKILPPELTAKTANFKRFEREAQLCSQLDHANICTIYDFHEANGVFYIAMQYVDGKNVRQLVGGRPLELKSALSIAIQVTDALAYAHSKNIIHRDIKAGNIMVTESGQAKILDFGLAKLLEDEHEEQTRGLDKTEITELGIPYGTATYAAPEQARGERADARSDIFSTGVLLYEMLTGIWAFQGKTVIDVRHQVLYGTPKPIAEMRRDPVPPQLQTIVDKALAKEPKGRYQKISQMRDDLRAVLQEISGAPLMQSDTVIPSHVDSGVFKRALNWFTGKSAPENSTSRPGSASNPPSFIPELSITATSTGTEKKSVAILPFKNLGQEESANFYEFALADAIITELAQLRSLIVRPSSVIAKYQGKDVDPREAGREQRVNAVLSAGFLRGGDKMRVTAQLIDVLTGDILWSDRIDAEGNDILSLQDGIAQRILEGLRLELSDNEQEMLGRRMTENHEAWEEYLRGRDNFGRFIFRTLSADDCDSAIHNFKKAVEYDSHFALAYSGLGACYANRVFKGMGEANDYTLAEAAFSKAFFYDPNVVEARVLMVMIYMARGEKKKARAEIELLQKQFPNEAPLYFVKGVIHRLSGEYDESLKAFEKLSRLDPAARAVSAYNRARIFIYKREYDRAIAELEKGEKAEPDHPMLKIFRSGTYYYRGDVEDAIKLISEVLADNPRMDGIRPLYAMYLAGAGRRDEALAQLTDDALSVSKADHDMAYWVASSYALLGDKDLALKWFNKAIKLGNENKPHFELDKSLDSIRDDPRFAEAMAKIGNGT, from the coding sequence ATGATTGGTTCTCAAATTAACCAATACAAGATCCTGGAGAAGATCGGCTCGGGCGGACAAGGGACGGTTTATAAGGCTCTCGATACGAAGCTCAACCGTACCGCCGTCATCAAAATTCTCCCACCGGAATTAACAGCAAAAACGGCAAACTTCAAACGATTCGAGCGCGAAGCCCAACTGTGTTCACAGCTGGATCATGCCAATATCTGCACGATCTATGATTTCCACGAGGCGAATGGGGTTTTCTACATCGCCATGCAATACGTCGACGGAAAGAACGTAAGACAGCTCGTAGGCGGTAGACCGTTGGAGTTAAAGAGCGCACTTTCGATCGCGATCCAGGTAACCGATGCCCTCGCTTATGCACACTCGAAGAACATAATTCATCGCGACATCAAAGCTGGCAACATTATGGTAACCGAAAGCGGCCAGGCAAAGATTCTGGATTTCGGATTGGCAAAATTGCTAGAGGATGAGCACGAAGAGCAGACCCGCGGTCTAGACAAGACCGAGATCACCGAATTAGGTATCCCATACGGAACGGCGACCTATGCGGCGCCAGAACAAGCCCGCGGTGAACGTGCCGACGCTCGCTCTGACATCTTCTCGACCGGTGTGCTGCTTTATGAAATGCTGACCGGCATATGGGCATTTCAAGGAAAGACGGTTATCGACGTGCGCCATCAGGTGTTGTACGGCACTCCTAAACCGATCGCCGAAATGCGTCGCGACCCGGTTCCACCTCAACTTCAGACGATAGTCGACAAGGCTCTGGCGAAAGAACCTAAAGGCCGCTATCAAAAGATCTCTCAGATGCGCGATGATCTGCGAGCAGTGCTGCAGGAGATTTCGGGGGCTCCGTTAATGCAGAGCGATACCGTGATCCCTAGCCACGTTGATAGCGGTGTTTTCAAACGGGCCTTGAATTGGTTCACTGGTAAGTCAGCACCCGAGAATTCGACCAGCCGACCGGGTTCCGCATCCAACCCGCCTTCATTCATCCCGGAATTGAGTATAACTGCTACATCCACCGGTACCGAAAAGAAAAGTGTCGCGATCTTGCCGTTCAAAAACCTCGGACAGGAAGAAAGTGCAAACTTTTATGAATTTGCGCTTGCGGACGCAATAATTACCGAGCTCGCTCAATTGCGTTCTCTTATAGTTAGGCCAAGTTCCGTGATCGCTAAATACCAGGGCAAGGATGTTGACCCGCGTGAAGCCGGCCGAGAACAGCGTGTCAATGCTGTTCTGTCGGCGGGATTTCTGCGGGGCGGCGACAAAATGCGTGTTACCGCTCAGCTTATCGACGTCTTGACGGGCGACATTTTATGGAGTGACCGGATAGACGCTGAGGGAAATGACATCTTATCGCTACAGGATGGGATCGCTCAGCGAATTCTCGAAGGACTGCGACTCGAACTATCAGATAACGAACAGGAAATGCTCGGCCGGCGCATGACCGAGAACCACGAAGCTTGGGAAGAGTACTTACGTGGCCGCGATAATTTTGGACGGTTCATATTCCGAACTCTTTCAGCGGACGATTGTGATTCGGCGATCCATAACTTCAAGAAAGCCGTCGAATACGACAGTCATTTTGCACTCGCATACAGCGGCCTCGGAGCTTGCTATGCAAATCGGGTTTTCAAAGGAATGGGCGAGGCTAACGATTATACCCTTGCGGAGGCGGCGTTCAGTAAGGCCTTTTTCTACGATCCGAATGTGGTCGAGGCCCGCGTTCTAATGGTCATGATCTACATGGCGCGTGGCGAGAAGAAAAAAGCTCGCGCCGAGATCGAATTACTGCAAAAACAATTTCCGAACGAAGCACCTCTCTATTTTGTCAAGGGGGTCATACATCGGCTTTCGGGCGAGTATGACGAGTCGCTGAAGGCATTCGAAAAGTTATCGAGGCTTGATCCTGCGGCCCGAGCGGTTTCGGCTTATAACCGTGCTCGGATCTTTATTTACAAACGTGAGTACGACCGCGCAATTGCCGAGCTCGAAAAAGGCGAAAAAGCCGAACCCGACCACCCGATGCTTAAGATCTTCAGGTCTGGGACATATTATTACCGAGGTGACGTCGAGGATGCCATCAAACTTATCAGCGAAGTGCTCGCTGACAACCCGCGAATGGACGGCATCAGACCGTTGTACGCAATGTATCTCGCGGGAGCCGGCCGTCGGGATGAAGCTCTGGCACAACTCACCGACGACGCCCTTTCTGTGTCAAAGGCCGACCACGATATGGCATACTGGGTGGCCTCGTCATATGCACTGCTCGGAGACAAAGACCTTGCATTAAAGTGGTTCAACAAAGCAATAAAGCTCGGAAATGAGAATAAGCCTCATTTCGAGCTTGATAAAAGTCTCGATTCGATCCGCGATGATCCGCGATTTGCCGAAGCAATGGCGAAGATCGGAAATGGGACCTAA
- a CDS encoding long-chain fatty acid--CoA ligase: MPAQNIIGFDSMPQTIPHFCIESFRRNNKPDALSFKIDDVWHRLAGADAIERIKRIALGLSRMGVKAGDRVAIISENRPEWSLTDIAILSLRAVNVPIYTTQAVEQIRYILEDSGAKMLFISGKKLWKHAENAIRSVERLEKLIFFDADAAGTDDNRALLLDDVEKLGNSKTEIDNFDELLAQVKTDDLATIIYTSGTTGEPKGVMLSHENFVSNVVAISKGLPIKNTDRSLAVLPLSHIFERTVFYVLCSNGVAIHYCAAFDQIASHLQEVRPTIMTAVPRLFEQVYHKIVKKGKAAGGWKTSLFDWALDIGQQYGKARDLHESVSPALKAKHAFASRMVFSKWRDGVGGSLRFFVSGGAPLSKKLSYAFWSAGIPILQGYGMTEACVTCANRPDDNKVGSIGTPFEGIEMKISETEGEILVRGKNVMRGYYNKPDETAKVIDEDGYYHTGDVGYVDEDGHYYVTDRIKDLFKLSNGKYVAPLQVESLLKQSPLVSQPVAVGSGRKQVGALIVPDWDALKETLIEEGIDASGTREEMCENPHVIKRIQRDAVELTREMNDYERVKRVYLLPREFSIDKGEMTPTLKIKRSVIDEKYSEAIDEICGN; encoded by the coding sequence ATGCCAGCACAAAATATCATCGGCTTTGATTCAATGCCGCAAACGATACCGCACTTTTGTATCGAGTCGTTTCGTCGAAACAACAAACCTGACGCGTTGTCGTTCAAGATCGATGACGTTTGGCATCGTCTTGCCGGTGCCGACGCGATCGAGCGGATAAAACGGATCGCTCTCGGGCTCTCGCGAATGGGCGTCAAGGCGGGAGACCGCGTTGCGATCATTTCTGAGAACCGGCCCGAGTGGTCCTTGACTGACATCGCGATCCTTTCGTTACGCGCCGTCAATGTTCCGATCTATACGACCCAGGCGGTCGAACAGATACGCTATATACTTGAAGATTCCGGTGCGAAGATGCTTTTCATCTCCGGGAAGAAGCTTTGGAAGCATGCTGAAAACGCGATACGCAGTGTTGAGCGGCTTGAAAAACTGATCTTCTTCGATGCCGATGCGGCCGGTACCGACGACAATCGGGCGCTTTTGCTGGATGATGTCGAGAAGCTAGGTAATAGTAAGACCGAGATCGACAATTTTGACGAGTTGCTTGCTCAAGTGAAAACCGACGATCTCGCGACGATCATTTATACCTCAGGCACAACAGGAGAACCGAAAGGCGTGATGCTTTCGCACGAGAATTTTGTTTCGAATGTTGTCGCCATTTCAAAGGGTTTGCCGATAAAGAACACCGACCGGTCGCTTGCCGTACTGCCGCTTTCACATATCTTCGAGAGAACCGTGTTTTATGTGCTTTGTTCGAACGGCGTCGCAATACACTATTGTGCGGCCTTCGATCAGATCGCTTCCCACCTGCAAGAGGTACGACCTACGATCATGACCGCAGTACCTCGGCTTTTCGAGCAGGTCTATCACAAGATTGTCAAAAAAGGTAAGGCCGCCGGCGGCTGGAAGACATCGCTTTTTGATTGGGCGCTAGATATCGGCCAGCAGTATGGAAAAGCACGTGATCTGCACGAATCTGTCTCGCCGGCGTTAAAGGCGAAACACGCCTTTGCCAGCCGGATGGTCTTTTCGAAATGGCGAGACGGCGTTGGGGGAAGTCTGCGGTTTTTTGTCTCCGGCGGTGCCCCGCTCTCCAAGAAACTCTCGTACGCATTTTGGTCAGCAGGTATCCCGATCTTGCAGGGGTACGGTATGACCGAGGCGTGTGTCACGTGCGCTAACCGTCCAGATGATAACAAGGTCGGATCGATCGGCACACCGTTTGAGGGCATCGAAATGAAGATTTCGGAGACCGAAGGTGAAATATTGGTCCGCGGAAAGAATGTGATGCGTGGCTATTATAACAAGCCTGACGAGACCGCAAAGGTAATAGACGAAGATGGCTACTACCATACTGGCGATGTCGGTTACGTCGATGAAGACGGACATTATTATGTGACAGACCGTATCAAAGACCTATTCAAGCTTTCAAACGGAAAATATGTCGCACCGCTTCAGGTCGAAAGCCTGTTAAAGCAAAGTCCGCTGGTATCACAGCCGGTCGCGGTTGGTTCCGGCCGTAAGCAGGTTGGCGCTCTGATCGTTCCCGATTGGGATGCGCTAAAAGAAACGCTTATTGAAGAGGGAATTGACGCTTCCGGAACACGGGAAGAAATGTGCGAGAACCCGCATGTGATAAAGCGAATACAGCGTGACGCCGTCGAACTGACCCGCGAAATGAATGATTACGAACGAGTGAAACGCGTCTACCTACTGCCTCGCGAGTTTTCGATAGATAAAGGCGAAATGACGCCAACGCTGAAAATTAAGCGTAGCGTCATTGACGAAAAATACTCTGAGGCGATCGACGAGATCTGCGGGAATTGA
- a CDS encoding YifB family Mg chelatase-like AAA ATPase has protein sequence MLFLTQSAAVYGIDALIVDIEVNMRPAAGESDTTPPVTIVGLPDTAVRESRERIRAAVNNSGFFFPFLKTTINLAPADVRKEGASFDLPIALGILGANGDLGNAESLESSLSIGELSLDGRVRPVRGVLSIALSARENAKMNLIVPEENAKEAAVVQGVNVYGVRTLRDAALLIQDLQAGSQPRVPPTTLDISEIKNPESKYRADFAEVRGQATAKRALEVASAGGHNILFIGPPGSGKTMLAKRLPTILPPLEFDEALEITKIHSVAGLTGRSGLITERPFKSPHHTVSQAGLIGGGSVPRPGEVSLAHLGVLFLDELPEFDRSVLEVLRQPMEDKNVTISRAASSLTFPANFTLVASMNPCPCGYFGSSRECKCSPMQIQRYVGKISGPLMDRIDIHIDVPAVKFNELRGRGVPQGETSAEVRQRVIRARDIQLARFDGEAIFSNSAMSPAQIRKYCQIDAESERLLETAMARQGLSARAHDRILKVARTIADLEGSDSIDAAHLSEAINYRSLDRNYWT, from the coding sequence ATGCTTTTCCTTACGCAGTCGGCGGCTGTTTATGGTATCGATGCACTGATAGTCGATATCGAGGTGAATATGCGACCGGCCGCAGGCGAATCTGACACAACGCCTCCGGTGACTATCGTCGGCCTTCCGGATACGGCGGTACGTGAGTCTCGCGAACGCATTCGTGCCGCTGTAAACAACAGCGGGTTCTTTTTTCCGTTTTTGAAAACGACCATCAATCTGGCGCCGGCAGACGTTCGAAAGGAAGGCGCGAGCTTTGACCTCCCGATCGCTTTGGGCATTCTCGGCGCGAACGGCGACCTGGGAAACGCAGAGAGCCTTGAGAGTTCGTTGAGCATCGGCGAACTTTCGCTCGACGGCCGCGTCAGGCCCGTCCGTGGTGTTCTTTCGATCGCCCTAAGCGCCCGCGAGAATGCGAAAATGAACCTGATCGTACCTGAAGAGAACGCAAAAGAAGCCGCGGTCGTTCAGGGGGTCAATGTCTACGGCGTCAGGACGCTCCGTGATGCCGCATTACTTATACAGGATCTTCAGGCGGGAAGTCAGCCACGTGTGCCGCCGACAACGCTCGATATAAGCGAGATCAAAAACCCGGAGTCGAAATATCGCGCGGATTTTGCCGAGGTGCGCGGCCAGGCAACGGCAAAACGAGCTCTGGAAGTGGCGAGTGCAGGCGGGCACAACATACTGTTCATCGGGCCTCCGGGTTCTGGTAAGACGATGCTCGCAAAGCGTCTGCCGACGATTCTGCCCCCGCTTGAATTCGATGAAGCTCTTGAGATAACGAAGATCCATTCTGTTGCCGGCCTTACCGGGAGATCGGGTCTGATCACGGAGCGGCCCTTCAAATCGCCGCATCATACCGTTTCACAGGCTGGCTTGATCGGCGGCGGTTCGGTTCCGCGTCCGGGCGAGGTCAGCCTTGCACATCTGGGGGTTTTGTTTCTCGATGAGCTTCCGGAATTTGACCGGAGCGTTCTCGAGGTCTTGCGCCAGCCGATGGAAGACAAGAATGTCACGATCTCGCGTGCAGCATCGTCGCTGACGTTTCCGGCAAATTTCACACTTGTAGCGTCGATGAATCCCTGTCCTTGCGGCTATTTCGGGTCGTCGCGCGAATGCAAATGCTCGCCGATGCAGATTCAACGCTATGTCGGCAAGATCTCAGGGCCGTTGATGGACAGGATCGATATTCACATCGACGTTCCTGCAGTTAAGTTCAACGAGCTGCGCGGACGAGGTGTGCCGCAAGGCGAGACGTCCGCCGAAGTTCGCCAACGTGTAATAAGGGCTCGCGACATCCAGCTTGCACGCTTTGACGGCGAAGCCATTTTTTCAAACTCGGCAATGTCGCCAGCCCAGATAAGGAAATACTGTCAGATCGATGCCGAGAGCGAACGTCTCCTCGAAACCGCTATGGCGCGACAGGGTTTGTCGGCACGCGCCCATGACCGGATATTGAAGGTCGCCCGAACGATAGCGGATCTGGAGGGGAGCGACAGCATTGATGCGGCTCACCTCAGCGAAGCGATCAATTACCGTTCGCTTGACCGCAACTATTGGACTTGA
- a CDS encoding carbamoyltransferase, whose protein sequence is MSTILGINTFHAGSSAAVVVDGIPIAAIAEERLNRTKYFAGFPKLAILKCLEIASLKFSDIDAVAVGRDSSANLHKKLEFAIKNPSRLLNLAKIRQKSKGFDDLKTMIAKECGVEEAILRFDSYNVEHHLAHTASAYFASEWEYSAGITIDGSGDFVSCLMSECVGSEIRPLQKIYVPHSLGTLYTAVCQFIGYGKYGDEGKVMGLAPLGSDEYAEFFQGMLRPTSKGFELNPDYFLPFGANQGMEINDSGEMIVHRLYSDKFIQELGEPREPYSEITKRDENIAFGLQRIFEKYYLRLLALLHERLPTSRISMAGGCVLNSVANGKLLIETPFRETCIQPAAGDDGLSLGAALYVSNSILNEGVRWKMENAYLGDEYSDHYIRTELERYKLRYVELDRDELLDRTSDEIMNGNVIGWFQGRMEWGPRALGNRSILAHPGFPNMKEILNARIKHREAFRPFAPSVLVERQTEIFEQDHPSPFMLHVYKIRPEWRDRLSAVNHVDNTGRLQTVSRHENPLYYDLISRFGEKSGIPVILNTSFNENEPIVCQPFQAIECFMRTKMDVLVIGSFFCQKDG, encoded by the coding sequence ATGAGCACAATTTTAGGGATAAATACATTTCACGCCGGCTCGTCGGCCGCTGTTGTCGTCGATGGTATACCCATTGCCGCGATCGCAGAGGAACGCTTGAATCGGACCAAATATTTCGCCGGGTTTCCTAAATTGGCGATCCTCAAATGTCTGGAGATCGCAAGCCTCAAATTCTCAGATATCGACGCGGTCGCCGTTGGACGAGATTCATCCGCAAATCTTCACAAAAAGCTCGAGTTTGCGATCAAAAATCCTTCAAGGCTCTTGAATCTGGCGAAGATCAGGCAGAAAAGCAAGGGATTCGACGATCTCAAAACGATGATCGCAAAAGAGTGTGGCGTCGAGGAGGCAATACTCAGGTTTGACTCTTACAACGTCGAACATCACCTTGCTCATACGGCGAGCGCTTATTTTGCCTCGGAATGGGAATATTCCGCAGGGATCACCATCGACGGTTCAGGGGATTTCGTATCGTGCCTGATGTCAGAGTGCGTTGGAAGTGAAATAAGGCCGCTTCAGAAGATCTATGTCCCTCATTCGCTTGGGACTCTTTACACTGCCGTATGCCAATTCATCGGTTATGGAAAATACGGCGATGAAGGAAAGGTGATGGGTCTGGCACCCTTGGGCTCTGACGAGTACGCCGAGTTCTTTCAGGGAATGCTCAGGCCGACGTCGAAAGGATTTGAACTGAATCCGGATTACTTCCTTCCGTTTGGTGCGAATCAGGGCATGGAGATAAATGATTCGGGCGAAATGATCGTTCATCGATTATATTCCGACAAATTCATACAGGAACTCGGTGAGCCACGCGAACCGTATTCTGAAATTACGAAACGAGATGAGAATATCGCTTTTGGACTACAACGTATATTTGAAAAATACTACCTCCGCTTACTAGCCCTTCTTCATGAAAGACTCCCAACATCGAGGATCTCAATGGCCGGAGGTTGCGTGCTGAATAGTGTCGCGAACGGAAAACTGCTAATCGAGACACCGTTTCGTGAAACCTGTATTCAGCCGGCCGCGGGTGACGACGGCCTTTCGTTGGGAGCCGCTCTTTATGTAAGCAATTCGATACTTAATGAAGGCGTGCGGTGGAAGATGGAGAATGCGTACCTCGGCGACGAGTACAGTGATCATTACATCAGAACCGAACTTGAACGATACAAACTCCGTTATGTTGAGCTTGATAGAGACGAACTGCTCGATAGAACGTCCGATGAGATCATGAACGGGAACGTCATAGGTTGGTTTCAAGGGCGGATGGAATGGGGCCCGCGGGCACTAGGAAACCGTTCGATACTTGCACATCCCGGTTTCCCGAACATGAAAGAGATACTCAACGCAAGGATCAAACATCGTGAAGCATTTCGTCCGTTCGCTCCGAGCGTTCTGGTCGAGCGGCAAACCGAGATCTTCGAGCAGGATCATCCTTCGCCTTTTATGCTTCATGTCTACAAGATCAGGCCCGAATGGCGCGATCGGCTTTCCGCGGTCAATCATGTAGATAACACCGGACGGCTCCAGACCGTCTCGCGGCACGAAAATCCACTGTACTATGATCTTATCTCGAGATTCGGTGAAAAGTCCGGCATTCCTGTTATCCTGAACACGAGCTTCAATGAGAACGAGCCTATCGTTTGTCAGCCTTTCCAAGCCATCGAGTGTTTTATGCGCACCAAGATGGATGTGCTGGTGATCGGTTCGTTCTTTTGTCAAAAGGACGGTTGA
- a CDS encoding methyltransferase domain-containing protein translates to MNKWLADHVVCPRDKQSLESQDNDLVCPGGHKYALLDGIPIMLVDDAESTHGYIDQSLKTVEEFRRTGRSIDSGLPISDGGIDPFVQAEVPYTSGTMYFAVQNRLPRYPIPETRLGLGRGERLLDVGCNWGRWTIAAARKGYKPVGLDPSLKAVFAARRVAAQLGVEADFVVGDARYLPFREDSFDVVFSYGVYQHLSKENVRIALAEDRRVLRNGGRVVIQMPNRYGLRQYQQLRRRGFTEGEGFDIRYWTPSEMMETFRKTFGPTEMSTDCYFGLGIQGADVDLLPAKYKAVVYSSEILRKVSSVIRPLTKLADSVYLESINKKQSPKVE, encoded by the coding sequence ATGAACAAATGGCTGGCCGACCACGTTGTGTGTCCTCGTGACAAACAATCGCTCGAATCGCAGGATAATGACCTCGTATGTCCCGGCGGGCACAAGTACGCTCTTTTGGATGGTATCCCGATAATGTTGGTCGACGACGCCGAGTCGACCCATGGCTACATAGATCAGTCGTTAAAAACCGTCGAAGAATTTCGTCGAACTGGCCGCTCTATCGATTCCGGGCTGCCTATTAGCGATGGCGGTATTGACCCGTTTGTTCAAGCCGAGGTCCCATACACGTCCGGAACTATGTATTTCGCGGTACAGAACCGCCTTCCTCGCTATCCGATCCCAGAAACACGCCTTGGTCTCGGCAGGGGCGAAAGACTTCTCGATGTCGGATGCAATTGGGGCCGGTGGACCATTGCGGCTGCGAGAAAAGGATATAAACCTGTCGGGCTCGATCCGAGTTTGAAAGCGGTATTCGCGGCCCGCCGAGTGGCGGCACAATTAGGTGTCGAAGCGGATTTTGTCGTCGGAGATGCCAGATATTTGCCTTTCAGGGAAGATTCGTTCGACGTCGTTTTTTCGTACGGCGTTTATCAGCATCTCAGTAAGGAAAATGTCCGGATCGCTCTCGCGGAGGACAGGAGGGTCTTGCGAAACGGCGGCCGAGTCGTGATCCAAATGCCCAATCGCTATGGCTTACGACAGTATCAGCAGCTAAGGCGGCGCGGCTTTACCGAGGGCGAGGGGTTCGACATTCGTTATTGGACGCCGTCCGAAATGATGGAGACCTTTCGCAAGACGTTCGGCCCGACTGAAATGTCGACAGATTGTTACTTCGGGTTAGGTATTCAAGGCGCGGACGTCGACCTGCTTCCCGCAAAATATAAGGCGGTCGTATACTCGTCCGAAATCCTCCGCAAGGTCAGTTCGGTCATAAGGCCGTTAACGAAACTCGCCGATAGCGTGTATCTCGAATCTATCAACAAGAAACAAAGTCCGAAAGTCGAATAA
- a CDS encoding RNA polymerase sigma factor — translation MKADTVFGFEEAVDLPLFQSPAKKVIPFEPSPTIVDTTDDLELCRLASEGNLPAFEMIYQRYHRRTYSLCLRMTSSQTEAEDLTQEVFIQLFRKIGSFRGDSAFSTWLHRLTVNQVLMHFRRRSVKNERTTDDGEIPERSVPGSANPGRMQVVDRIALKNAIAELPNGYKNVFVLHDVEGFEHEEVARQLGISVGTSKSQLHKARLKLRGLILKQLD, via the coding sequence ATGAAAGCTGATACTGTGTTTGGGTTTGAAGAAGCAGTCGACCTTCCACTCTTTCAGTCTCCCGCTAAGAAAGTCATCCCTTTCGAGCCGTCTCCGACTATCGTCGATACGACGGATGACCTTGAGCTTTGCCGTCTCGCATCCGAAGGGAATCTGCCTGCGTTTGAGATGATATATCAACGGTATCATCGGCGAACTTATTCTCTCTGCCTTCGCATGACGTCAAGCCAGACCGAAGCTGAAGACCTGACTCAGGAAGTTTTCATTCAGCTTTTCCGCAAGATCGGCAGTTTTCGTGGCGACTCGGCGTTTTCGACATGGCTGCACCGATTGACGGTAAATCAGGTTTTGATGCACTTTCGCCGCCGAAGCGTAAAGAACGAGAGGACTACGGACGACGGTGAGATCCCCGAGCGCTCAGTTCCGGGTTCAGCCAACCCGGGCCGAATGCAGGTAGTTGACCGAATAGCCTTAAAGAACGCGATCGCCGAACTTCCGAACGGTTATAAGAACGTCTTCGTTCTTCATGACGTTGAGGGATTTGAGCACGAAGAGGTTGCAAGACAATTGGGGATCTCGGTTGGTACGTCAAAATCTCAGCTTCATAAGGCTCGTCTCAAGCTTCGGGGATTGATCTTGAAGCAGTTAGATTAA
- a CDS encoding zf-HC2 domain-containing protein, translating into MKCQDCQELVSSYLDGELDAASAALVRDHLTDCPECGKVCEDLAAILINCKETDVDEVVPPNADALWCRINNILESDVKATLKESEPVPETKARRFQFSFLQVSSAVLGIALISSLLTVVGIRNYFEPSGDDFTSRSVESQTTFEKLLSRVGLAETPQQARERRIREQQAVIEYWDKRVQARRAHWDKRMRDAFDRNLVEIDQTVNEYTMILEKDPHDELSGEMLDSALNDKMNLLRQFSEL; encoded by the coding sequence ATGAAGTGTCAGGATTGTCAAGAGTTGGTCAGCTCGTACCTTGATGGTGAGTTGGATGCCGCATCCGCGGCTTTGGTGCGGGACCATCTGACCGATTGTCCAGAGTGCGGAAAGGTCTGCGAAGACCTCGCAGCAATACTGATCAACTGCAAGGAAACGGACGTAGACGAAGTTGTGCCACCCAACGCTGACGCGCTTTGGTGCAGGATCAACAACATCCTTGAGTCGGATGTGAAAGCCACCTTGAAAGAGTCTGAGCCGGTTCCCGAGACGAAGGCGAGGCGATTTCAATTCTCGTTCTTGCAGGTCAGTTCTGCGGTGCTCGGTATCGCTTTGATCAGTTCACTGTTAACGGTCGTTGGGATCAGAAATTATTTCGAACCATCGGGCGACGATTTCACATCGCGTTCAGTGGAAAGTCAGACCACGTTCGAAAAACTCTTGAGCAGGGTCGGGCTGGCTGAAACGCCTCAGCAGGCGAGGGAGCGGCGCATCCGCGAACAGCAGGCCGTCATTGAGTATTGGGACAAGCGGGTCCAGGCTAGAAGAGCACATTGGGATAAGCGTATGCGGGATGCGTTTGACCGAAATTTGGTCGAGATCGATCAAACGGTCAATGAATATACAATGATCCTCGAAAAGGATCCCCATGACGAACTTTCGGGTGAAATGCTCGATTCGGCCCTGAATGATAAGATGAATCTGCTTCGACAGTTCTCCGAGTTGTAG
- a CDS encoding DUF4097 family beta strand repeat protein — protein MSFTSDHTALDRLAAKTTVLLLLNVVFFFAVDVDPAHAQKRFSKNFPAGNKVRIQLTNRSGTITVEGWDRREVNISAYLEAPAANISPQEISDTIYLNLVKDNQGRVDVGNVNFTIRVPHTSSVDIETLIGNLIVSNVRGGLVRAHITSEGDITLTNIGAAAVSAQNGIGDIFYDGELQPGGSYRFTSMKGNINLRIPFTSSFRLVATAPSTRNISLGSFSNANMNYTGDGRRVVGRFGDGGATLTVTNQRGSIAFLSR, from the coding sequence ATGTCTTTTACGTCTGATCACACGGCGCTAGACCGCCTAGCTGCGAAGACTACGGTTCTGCTGTTGTTGAACGTGGTTTTTTTCTTTGCGGTCGATGTCGACCCTGCTCACGCTCAAAAGAGATTTTCAAAAAACTTTCCAGCTGGCAACAAGGTTCGGATCCAGCTTACCAACCGATCCGGGACGATCACCGTCGAAGGATGGGATCGGCGCGAGGTGAATATATCGGCGTATCTTGAGGCTCCAGCAGCCAATATTTCACCTCAGGAGATAAGCGACACGATCTACCTTAACCTGGTCAAAGACAATCAGGGACGCGTCGACGTCGGCAATGTGAATTTTACTATCCGCGTTCCCCACACATCGAGCGTCGACATCGAAACCCTTATTGGAAACCTGATCGTATCGAACGTTCGCGGCGGCCTTGTCCGCGCTCATATAACGAGTGAAGGTGACATCACGCTCACCAATATCGGCGCAGCAGCGGTTTCCGCACAGAATGGTATCGGCGACATTTTTTACGACGGCGAATTGCAGCCCGGCGGCAGTTATCGTTTTACATCAATGAAGGGCAATATCAATCTGAGGATCCCATTCACCTCTTCGTTTCGACTGGTCGCAACTGCCCCCTCGACCCGCAACATCTCGCTTGGGTCGTTTTCGAATGCGAACATGAATTACACCGGCGACGGACGGCGGGTTGTCGGCCGCTTCGGTGATGGCGGAGCTACATTGACCGTCACCAATCAGCGCGGAAGCATAGCATTCCTCAGCCGTTAG